The Pontiella desulfatans sequence CCATTGCTTTTTTCCAATGAATGCAGAAATGTTGGAAACTGCAATTTGGAACCTTTAGAGCATCCGGGAGAAAGAGGCATGGGAATCGTTAAAGAATCATTCGGGCAGACCAACGACGGGCAGGCCGTCGACGCATTCGTTTTGGAAAACGCCAAGGGCATGAAGGCCAAGGTTATCAACTATGGCGCAACGATCGTTTCGATCGAGGCGCCGGACAAGGACGGCAAGGTTGCGGATGTGGTTTGCGGCTTCGACGACATGGCGGGCTACCAGAGCGACGCGAACCCCTATTTCGGTGCGTGCTGCGGTCGCTACGCCAACCGCATGGCGGAAGGGAAATTCAGCATCGACGGTGTCGAATACACCCTGGCCGTCAACAATGGCCCGAACGGGCTGCACGGAGGGCACATCGGCTTCGACAAGAAAGTGTGGGCGGCCGAGATGGTCGGCGACACCGTCAAGATGACCCTCGTCAGCCCCGACGGCGAGGAAGGCTATCCGGGCACGCTGACGGTTGAACTGACCTACAGCCTGAACGACGATGGCGGATTGCAGCTCGACTATTCGGCCACGACGGATAAGAAAACCGTCCTCAACCTGACAAACCACAGCTATTTCAACCTGGCCGGCGCCGCCGGCGGGTCGGTTCATCCGCAACTGATCCGCATCAATGCCGACCACTATACCGAGGTGGACGACGATTCGATTCCCTCGGGCAGGCTGTTGCCGGTTGCCGGAACCGAGATGGATTTGATTGAACCGACGCCGATCGGCCAGCGCATCGACGAGGTGCAAGGCCTGGGTTACGACCATAACTATTGTTT is a genomic window containing:
- a CDS encoding aldose epimerase family protein gives rise to the protein MGIVKESFGQTNDGQAVDAFVLENAKGMKAKVINYGATIVSIEAPDKDGKVADVVCGFDDMAGYQSDANPYFGACCGRYANRMAEGKFSIDGVEYTLAVNNGPNGLHGGHIGFDKKVWAAEMVGDTVKMTLVSPDGEEGYPGTLTVELTYSLNDDGGLQLDYSATTDKKTVLNLTNHSYFNLAGAAGGSVHPQLIRINADHYTEVDDDSIPSGRLLPVAGTEMDLIEPTPIGQRIDEVQGLGYDHNYCLNKSAEGELSLAAVATDPESGRSMECWTTEPGVQFYTANYVDHVVGKGGAVYNKQESFCLETQHFPDSPNQPGFPSTLLAPGETYKQTCIYKFGIA